Proteins from a single region of Psychrobacter cryohalolentis K5:
- a CDS encoding DciA family protein, whose translation MSKKNPNRLATLIDHQAFAGSALPQSLSDSMRLYVQATTEIKALLVDCLPEEILNNCWVVGLTSEQLILSVESVTAANHIRYLQSAYLQVLTEQSITFKQLKQIRVVIANKSTNNNYSKSSSGLSASRSMSVKAHENQALSQNTKRTISQAAEHVTTDENLKKALLRLINP comes from the coding sequence ATGTCCAAAAAAAACCCTAACCGCCTTGCCACTCTCATCGATCATCAAGCTTTTGCTGGTAGTGCGCTACCTCAAAGCCTATCTGATAGTATGCGCTTATATGTGCAAGCGACCACTGAAATAAAAGCGCTTTTGGTAGATTGTCTACCTGAGGAAATCCTCAATAACTGCTGGGTCGTAGGCTTAACGTCTGAGCAATTGATACTCAGTGTCGAATCAGTCACTGCTGCCAATCATATTCGCTATTTGCAGAGCGCGTATTTGCAAGTGTTAACAGAGCAGTCAATTACATTTAAACAACTCAAGCAAATTCGCGTCGTCATAGCCAATAAATCTACCAATAATAATTATTCTAAATCATCATCAGGCTTGTCAGCATCACGCTCAATGTCCGTTAAAGCCCATGAAAATCAGGCTCTTAGCCAAAACACAAAGCGGACTATATCACAGGCAGCAGAGCATGTCACCACTGATGAAAACCTCAAAAAAGCACTATTACGCCTTATAAATCCGTAA
- the lpxC gene encoding UDP-3-O-acyl-N-acetylglucosamine deacetylase, which translates to MNQRTIKTAIAVTGTGLHSGQPVDLEFHPQPIDTGIVFERSDITGSTPIPASAFLVQDTMMSSNLVFGGTRVGTVEHLLSAIAGLGVDNLLIRVSASEIPIMDGSAAPFVGLLLQAGFCEQDASKKFIRIVRTVRVKVDDKWAELRPYNGFELNFEIDFDHPAIDKNFQHAQLQFSTQNFIERLSSARTFGFLRDIEAMRQNNLALGGSMDNAIVIDESNILNEEGLRFNDEFVRHKILDALGDLYLIGYPILGRFNAYKSGHALNNLLVREILSDHNNFEIVTFDDNVTCPIEYLPLNGITVEG; encoded by the coding sequence ATGAATCAACGAACCATAAAAACAGCAATTGCTGTTACAGGTACTGGTCTTCATAGTGGTCAACCTGTTGATTTAGAATTTCATCCGCAACCAATCGATACTGGAATCGTCTTTGAGCGTTCTGATATTACTGGCAGCACGCCAATTCCTGCCAGTGCCTTTTTGGTACAAGATACCATGATGTCATCTAATCTGGTGTTTGGTGGTACACGTGTCGGTACGGTTGAGCACTTGCTCAGCGCGATAGCGGGACTTGGCGTTGATAATCTATTAATTCGTGTATCGGCATCAGAGATACCTATTATGGATGGCAGTGCTGCGCCTTTTGTAGGACTGTTATTGCAAGCAGGTTTTTGCGAACAGGATGCTTCAAAGAAATTTATCAGGATTGTACGTACGGTACGTGTCAAAGTTGACGATAAATGGGCAGAGCTACGTCCTTATAATGGATTTGAGCTTAATTTCGAGATTGATTTTGATCATCCTGCGATTGATAAAAACTTTCAGCATGCCCAATTACAGTTTTCAACCCAAAACTTCATTGAACGGCTGAGTTCAGCACGCACTTTTGGTTTTTTACGTGATATCGAAGCCATGCGTCAGAACAATCTGGCATTAGGCGGTAGCATGGACAATGCGATTGTTATCGATGAAAGTAATATTTTGAATGAAGAAGGTCTGCGTTTTAATGACGAATTTGTTCGTCATAAAATTTTAGATGCACTTGGTGATTTATATCTGATTGGATATCCTATTCTGGGTCGTTTTAATGCTTATAAATCCGGTCATGCTTTAAATAACTTATTGGTACGTGAGATTTTATCTGACCATAATAACTTTGAAATTGTAACTTTTGATGACAATGTAACATGTCCTATCGAATATTTACCTTTAAATGGTATAACTGTCGAAGGATGA
- the ftsZ gene encoding cell division protein FtsZ, whose protein sequence is MSKYTMPDDNQLQNNGQASFTVFGVGGGGGNAVEHMVQQGIRGVTFVCANTDKQALDRLTAPHKLQLGAKTNRGLGAGANPEVGREAAESDEEAIRALLEHSDMVFITAGMGGGTGTGAAPVVARIAKEMEVLTVAVVTTPFKFEGGKRIKAAKAGIEQLTNFVDSIITIPNDKLMSVYGNISMQDAFKKADDVLLHAVQGIAETIASEGMINIDFNDIRTAMTAKGHAMMGIGRASGDDRARQATEKAIRSPLLDDLRLENAKGLLVNVISSESLSLDEMSKISVIVEEITDIDEAHIFYGSVIDEKMGDDLHVTVIATGLTLDENAGEEPEVVEQPVPSVNSTQPVDPNLHTSALNSQKQSQAQYQENPIRSNTVPEQTKTKTNSIQDYLKRQQNK, encoded by the coding sequence ATGTCAAAATACACCATGCCAGATGATAATCAGCTTCAAAATAATGGCCAAGCAAGCTTCACTGTATTCGGTGTAGGCGGCGGTGGCGGTAATGCAGTTGAACATATGGTACAGCAAGGGATTAGAGGTGTAACATTCGTCTGTGCCAATACGGACAAACAGGCGCTTGATCGTTTGACCGCACCGCATAAGTTACAACTTGGCGCAAAAACCAACCGTGGTCTTGGTGCAGGAGCGAATCCAGAAGTAGGTCGTGAAGCAGCAGAAAGTGACGAAGAAGCAATTCGTGCACTGCTTGAGCATTCAGATATGGTCTTTATCACCGCTGGAATGGGTGGTGGTACGGGCACTGGTGCTGCACCAGTCGTAGCGCGTATTGCCAAAGAAATGGAAGTATTGACCGTTGCTGTAGTCACCACGCCGTTCAAATTTGAAGGCGGAAAACGTATCAAGGCTGCCAAAGCGGGTATCGAGCAGCTGACTAACTTTGTAGATTCTATCATTACGATTCCAAATGATAAGTTGATGAGTGTCTACGGCAACATCTCTATGCAAGATGCCTTTAAAAAAGCAGATGATGTGCTATTGCATGCAGTCCAAGGTATTGCAGAGACCATCGCTAGCGAAGGTATGATCAACATTGACTTTAACGATATCCGTACCGCAATGACCGCTAAGGGCCATGCGATGATGGGTATCGGTCGTGCCAGCGGTGATGATCGTGCGCGTCAAGCGACTGAAAAAGCCATTAGATCGCCATTACTTGATGATTTGCGCCTAGAGAATGCCAAAGGCTTACTCGTCAACGTGATTTCATCTGAATCCTTATCTCTAGATGAGATGAGCAAGATCAGTGTGATTGTCGAAGAAATTACTGATATCGATGAAGCGCATATCTTCTATGGCTCAGTGATTGATGAAAAAATGGGCGACGATTTGCATGTTACCGTTATTGCAACTGGTTTAACCTTGGATGAAAACGCTGGTGAAGAGCCTGAAGTGGTTGAGCAACCTGTACCTTCTGTAAATAGTACGCAACCTGTTGATCCAAACTTGCATACTAGTGCCTTGAACAGTCAAAAACAGTCTCAAGCTCAATATCAAGAAAACCCAATTCGCTCTAATACTGTGCCTGAACAGACTAAAACTAAGACCAATAGCATTCAAGATTATCTAAAGCGTCAGCAGAACAAATAG
- the ftsA gene encoding cell division protein FtsA: MKNTENLVVVHLSATAVYVVIGSVVSAKDIRIMGVGQVRNSDFYQGQIKHRERLQGAIKQAIQEAEDTANCRVHSVWLTLATPELLSKNSAGDVRVEDEFVRAKDMVQALSNAKSQDLSSDYYLMHCCQQGIYIDNQEFMVDDAIDMVAHNIAVMYHMMMMPVAGRQNIQKLLQSCDVGIDHIVFDAVTSAEYSLMSEERQQGVCLVDIGASTTSICVYKENKLIFTHCIATGSHEVTMDISADVGISMIEAEKLKKSHGTVDVNSVDPSSFFLFKPQGSGDEINIGIYNLARIIEARYVQIFTEVVRQLHEADLLGYIDKGIVLTGGGSAIKGMIPFAKKLLKMPVVLTNTHPAISAYNHFDNDESFKQLNLQVNDRAYQTAFGTLLYSQSEQFRRSEKSEPEAIQKNRVTGVFQSAGQRFASVLKKIL; the protein is encoded by the coding sequence ATGAAAAATACTGAAAATTTGGTTGTTGTCCATTTAAGTGCCACGGCAGTTTATGTCGTCATTGGTAGTGTTGTGTCTGCAAAAGACATCCGTATTATGGGTGTGGGACAAGTTAGAAATAGCGACTTTTATCAAGGTCAAATCAAGCATCGCGAACGCTTGCAAGGCGCTATCAAACAGGCTATTCAAGAAGCGGAAGATACCGCTAATTGCCGTGTGCATAGTGTCTGGCTTACGCTGGCAACTCCTGAGCTATTGAGCAAAAATAGTGCGGGCGATGTTAGAGTAGAAGATGAATTCGTTCGTGCTAAAGATATGGTGCAAGCACTCTCAAATGCCAAATCGCAAGATTTGTCATCTGACTATTATTTGATGCATTGTTGTCAGCAAGGTATTTATATCGATAACCAAGAGTTTATGGTTGATGATGCCATTGATATGGTGGCGCACAATATAGCTGTGATGTATCACATGATGATGATGCCAGTTGCTGGTCGTCAAAATATACAAAAACTATTGCAAAGCTGTGATGTGGGTATTGATCATATTGTCTTCGATGCGGTAACCAGTGCCGAATATAGCTTGATGAGCGAAGAGCGCCAACAAGGCGTTTGCTTGGTAGATATAGGTGCTAGCACCACAAGTATTTGCGTTTATAAAGAAAATAAGCTGATTTTTACCCATTGTATCGCAACGGGTAGTCATGAAGTGACGATGGATATTTCAGCAGACGTTGGTATTTCGATGATAGAGGCTGAAAAGCTGAAAAAATCGCATGGTACAGTGGATGTGAACAGCGTAGATCCAAGCTCATTTTTCCTATTTAAACCGCAAGGGTCAGGTGATGAAATCAACATTGGTATCTATAACCTTGCGCGTATTATCGAAGCCCGTTACGTGCAGATTTTCACTGAAGTAGTACGCCAGTTACATGAAGCGGACTTATTAGGCTATATTGATAAGGGCATTGTGCTCACAGGCGGCGGTAGTGCGATTAAAGGCATGATACCGTTTGCGAAAAAACTATTAAAAATGCCAGTGGTATTAACCAATACGCATCCTGCGATTAGTGCTTATAATCATTTTGATAATGATGAATCATTTAAGCAGCTGAATCTTCAGGTTAATGATCGGGCTTATCAAACGGCATTTGGTACACTACTATATAGCCAAAGCGAGCAGTTTCGGCGCAGTGAAAAAAGCGAGCCTGAAGCGATTCAAAAAAATCGTGTGACGGGTGTTTTTCAAAGTGCTGGTCAACGTTTTGCCAGTGTACTAAAAAAGATATTATAA
- a CDS encoding cell division protein FtsQ/DivIB, which translates to MAQTVNDVADLMSDKTRHPKSNFQVPTAVRYFFTVLVLGLLVLILIMGGKALRDAPPAAIHVDHKGLTVAEYRALQHVMNQQSVSSFFTSDLQALRDITTGLAWVDQVSISRDWQKGIVVTVLPKQAVANFGTERLVDATGNVFVPADSRDLTQENFATLQGNMTQAPVIMQQMQQVNDWYAPLGLQVEDIILSPRMTWLIRFDNGLRIIVDNENTAQKLLNLSQLLGNQLKNRRDEIQSVDLRYKNGFTIAWNIAVPKDNDTPVNEKPSTEAPL; encoded by the coding sequence ATGGCTCAAACTGTCAATGACGTCGCTGACTTGATGAGTGATAAAACCCGTCACCCAAAATCAAACTTTCAAGTACCTACTGCGGTTAGATACTTTTTTACCGTATTGGTGCTTGGGTTATTAGTGCTGATATTGATAATGGGCGGTAAGGCTTTACGTGACGCACCTCCAGCAGCTATTCATGTCGATCATAAAGGATTGACGGTTGCCGAATATCGGGCGCTACAGCATGTCATGAATCAGCAAAGTGTGAGCAGCTTTTTCACCTCTGATTTGCAAGCGCTGAGAGATATTACCACTGGTTTGGCTTGGGTTGATCAAGTCAGTATTAGTCGTGACTGGCAAAAAGGTATTGTAGTTACTGTATTGCCTAAGCAAGCAGTCGCAAATTTTGGTACTGAGCGTCTAGTGGATGCAACAGGCAATGTGTTTGTCCCTGCTGATAGTAGAGATTTAACGCAAGAGAACTTTGCAACTTTGCAAGGCAATATGACTCAAGCGCCGGTTATTATGCAACAGATGCAGCAAGTCAATGACTGGTATGCCCCACTTGGCTTACAAGTTGAAGATATTATCTTGTCGCCAAGAATGACGTGGCTGATTCGTTTTGATAATGGGTTACGTATTATCGTTGATAATGAGAATACAGCACAAAAGCTACTAAACTTAAGCCAGCTGCTGGGTAATCAATTAAAAAACCGCCGTGATGAGATACAATCAGTAGATCTTCGTTACAAAAATGGATTTACGATTGCATGGAATATAGCAGTGCCAAAAGATAATGACACACCCGTAAACGAAAAACCATCAACTGAAGCACCTCTATAA
- a CDS encoding D-alanine--D-alanine ligase, protein MTMNNTKENNNIDEDGVNVEQNATDNSNNNIKGNVQNNTAPIINPETALAAAAQAEQDKVNNNSQSANTLPAIKESKVKEGNEFGRVAVIYGGNSNERSVSLDSGAAVLQALQNQGVDATHFDPKHQDITELRQYDRVFNVLHGRGGEDGLLQGVLQWFDIPQTGSGILASALGMDKVRTKQLWQGCGLSTAPFSLLTADTDWQQVVNMLGLPLIIKPVHEGSSIGMTKVNNLDELPAAYATAVQCGDVVMAERWITGREFTIVIIDDEAYPVIRLEPADITNFYDFEAKYNRNDTSYYIPCGLSAADEKHLQDLSLSAFRAVDAKGWGRIDAMQDEAGNFWLLEINTVPGMTSHSLVPMAAKARGMDFESLCWHILAQTV, encoded by the coding sequence ATGACCATGAATAATACTAAAGAAAATAATAATATTGATGAAGATGGCGTTAATGTTGAGCAAAACGCTACAGATAACAGTAACAACAACATTAAAGGCAATGTTCAAAATAACACTGCCCCTATTATCAATCCAGAAACAGCTTTAGCAGCTGCTGCACAAGCAGAGCAGGATAAAGTAAATAACAATAGCCAAAGCGCTAATACGTTACCCGCTATTAAAGAAAGTAAAGTAAAAGAGGGGAATGAGTTTGGTAGAGTTGCTGTCATTTACGGTGGGAATAGTAATGAGCGTAGCGTGTCTTTAGACAGCGGTGCAGCTGTATTGCAAGCACTACAAAACCAAGGGGTTGATGCCACGCATTTTGATCCTAAGCATCAAGACATTACTGAACTACGTCAGTATGATCGTGTATTTAATGTCTTACATGGTCGGGGTGGCGAAGATGGTCTGCTGCAAGGCGTGCTACAGTGGTTTGATATTCCTCAAACCGGCTCAGGTATTTTAGCGTCAGCACTTGGTATGGATAAAGTACGTACCAAACAGCTGTGGCAAGGCTGCGGATTATCGACTGCACCGTTTTCACTGCTAACCGCTGATACCGACTGGCAGCAGGTGGTTAATATGTTAGGACTACCCCTGATTATCAAGCCTGTTCATGAAGGCTCAAGCATTGGTATGACTAAGGTTAATAACCTTGATGAGCTTCCTGCTGCCTATGCAACCGCCGTACAATGTGGCGATGTAGTGATGGCGGAGCGCTGGATAACTGGTCGCGAGTTTACTATCGTTATCATTGATGATGAAGCTTATCCTGTCATTCGCCTAGAGCCTGCGGATATCACCAATTTTTATGATTTCGAAGCCAAGTATAATCGTAACGATACCAGCTACTATATCCCTTGTGGTTTAAGTGCTGCGGATGAAAAGCATTTGCAAGATCTAAGTTTATCGGCGTTTCGTGCCGTTGATGCAAAAGGCTGGGGACGTATCGATGCGATGCAAGACGAAGCGGGCAACTTTTGGCTACTTGAGATTAATACCGTACCGGGCATGACCAGTCATAGTTTGGTACCCATGGCAGCCAAAGCTCGTGGCATGGATTTCGAGAGCTTGTGCTGGCATATTTTGGCGCAAACGGTGTAA
- the murC gene encoding UDP-N-acetylmuramate--L-alanine ligase, whose amino-acid sequence MPTSAKALTKRLIEIPEMRRIQHLHFIGIGGSGMCGIAEVMNNQGYQVSGSDITESLVTKRLAQIGIDIAIGHDSKNIANADVIVVSSAIDRSNPEVKAALEARLPVVRRADMLGELMRYRHGIAIAGAHGKTTTTSLLTTMMAEGNLDPTYVIGGKLNASGKNAALGSSRFLIAEADESDASFLSLHPMAAIVTNIDQDHMETYGNSFDKLKAAYIQFLQNMPFYGLAVVCGDDPELYAMIDDIGRPVLTFGLEPFNDVQAVDLVTEGTKTHFTVLRRDHEPLRLTLNIPGVHNVYNALAAITMATDEGVDDAAITRALQKFEGVGRRFEQHASVEIDDGNVLLIDDYGHHPKEVDATIKAARQSFPERRLVMMFQPHRYSRTRDCFDDFVEVLSSVDELLLLDVYSAGESPIAGADTKALARSIRLRGAVEPTIVDKDNIAPVMQRLLKAGDMLITQGAGNVGQIAIDLAANNLYIK is encoded by the coding sequence ATGCCAACCTCTGCTAAAGCCTTAACCAAACGTTTGATTGAAATACCAGAAATGCGCCGTATTCAGCATTTACATTTTATTGGTATTGGTGGTTCGGGGATGTGTGGTATTGCTGAGGTTATGAATAATCAAGGCTATCAAGTCAGTGGTTCTGATATTACTGAGAGCTTAGTGACCAAACGTTTGGCGCAGATTGGTATTGATATTGCTATCGGTCATGATTCCAAAAACATTGCCAATGCTGATGTCATCGTTGTATCGTCTGCCATCGATCGTAGCAATCCCGAAGTAAAAGCAGCACTCGAAGCACGTCTTCCGGTAGTGCGCCGTGCGGATATGCTTGGTGAATTGATGCGTTATCGTCACGGTATTGCTATTGCTGGGGCGCATGGTAAAACCACCACGACCAGTTTGCTGACCACTATGATGGCAGAAGGCAATTTAGATCCTACTTATGTGATTGGCGGTAAGCTTAATGCTTCGGGTAAAAATGCCGCGCTTGGTAGCAGTCGTTTTCTAATTGCCGAGGCTGATGAGTCTGACGCCTCATTCTTGTCATTGCATCCGATGGCGGCAATTGTCACCAATATTGATCAAGATCATATGGAAACTTATGGCAATAGTTTTGATAAATTAAAGGCAGCTTATATTCAGTTTTTACAAAACATGCCGTTTTATGGTCTGGCAGTGGTCTGCGGTGATGATCCTGAGCTGTACGCGATGATTGATGATATTGGGCGTCCAGTCTTGACCTTTGGTCTTGAGCCATTTAATGATGTACAAGCCGTTGATTTGGTCACCGAAGGTACAAAAACCCATTTTACGGTACTACGTCGTGATCATGAACCATTGCGTCTGACACTGAATATTCCGGGCGTGCATAATGTCTACAATGCGCTTGCAGCCATTACTATGGCGACTGATGAAGGCGTCGATGATGCTGCAATTACCCGTGCGCTACAGAAGTTTGAAGGGGTTGGTCGTCGTTTTGAGCAACATGCCTCTGTGGAGATAGATGATGGTAATGTGCTGCTGATTGATGATTATGGTCATCATCCAAAAGAAGTTGATGCCACCATCAAAGCGGCGCGTCAAAGCTTCCCTGAGCGTCGTTTAGTCATGATGTTCCAGCCTCATCGTTACAGCCGTACCCGTGACTGCTTCGATGATTTTGTCGAAGTACTCTCAAGTGTTGATGAGTTATTATTGTTGGATGTCTATTCTGCTGGTGAAAGCCCTATCGCTGGTGCGGACACCAAAGCCTTAGCACGTAGTATACGTTTGCGCGGTGCCGTCGAGCCAACGATAGTAGATAAAGATAATATTGCCCCTGTCATGCAGCGATTATTGAAAGCAGGTGATATGCTGATCACCCAAGGCGCGGGTAATGTCGGGCAAATAGCTATCGATCTCGCCGCCAATAATCTTTATATCAAATAA
- the murG gene encoding undecaprenyldiphospho-muramoylpentapeptide beta-N-acetylglucosaminyltransferase yields MKTPHILMMAAGTGGHVFPALAVSEELTKRGAMIHWLGTPNGMENGLVAPTGYPFHAIEMQGLRGKGIGRLLKMPVTLLSATMAVIKIIRGNNIDIVVGFGGYVSAPGGIAARLTKTPLIIHEQNAIAGMSNRYLAKMATKVLQAFENTFGNSQLDAKLETVGNPVRNAITGVAEPIARYDINDCSALKLLVVGGSLGAQVLNETVPKALALIESPFEVRHQCGRNNEAATQAAYDEQDLSMHKFTVQPFIDDMAAAYNWADIIVCRAGALTVTEIQNVGIAAIFVPLPSAVDDHQTANARTLTLHKAAILLPQNELTPKRLSEELAALDRPACLEMAKKGHALANRQACQHVANIIWQAL; encoded by the coding sequence ATGAAGACACCGCACATATTAATGATGGCTGCTGGTACTGGCGGGCATGTATTTCCAGCACTTGCGGTTAGTGAAGAACTGACTAAGCGCGGTGCGATGATTCATTGGTTAGGCACACCAAACGGTATGGAGAATGGTTTGGTGGCGCCAACCGGTTATCCTTTTCATGCGATTGAGATGCAAGGCTTACGCGGTAAAGGGATTGGGCGTTTGCTTAAAATGCCAGTTACATTGCTTTCTGCGACTATGGCAGTGATCAAAATCATTCGTGGTAATAATATTGATATAGTGGTTGGCTTTGGCGGATATGTCAGCGCACCCGGCGGTATAGCAGCCCGTTTGACCAAGACACCGCTTATTATCCATGAGCAAAATGCCATTGCTGGCATGAGTAACCGCTACTTAGCGAAGATGGCGACCAAAGTCTTGCAAGCGTTTGAAAATACCTTTGGCAATAGTCAGCTTGATGCAAAACTTGAAACAGTTGGTAATCCAGTACGTAATGCGATTACTGGTGTTGCTGAACCTATAGCGCGTTATGATATAAATGACTGCTCAGCATTAAAACTGCTAGTGGTTGGCGGCTCACTGGGTGCACAAGTGCTAAATGAGACCGTGCCAAAAGCACTGGCGTTAATAGAAAGTCCGTTTGAGGTACGTCACCAATGCGGGCGTAATAATGAGGCTGCCACACAAGCAGCTTACGATGAGCAAGATTTGAGTATGCACAAGTTTACCGTACAGCCATTTATCGATGATATGGCAGCAGCTTATAACTGGGCAGATATTATTGTTTGCCGTGCTGGTGCGTTGACCGTTACTGAAATCCAAAATGTGGGTATTGCCGCGATCTTTGTACCATTACCAAGTGCAGTTGATGATCATCAAACAGCGAATGCGCGGACGTTAACATTACATAAAGCGGCGATTCTATTACCGCAAAATGAACTGACGCCCAAACGCTTGAGTGAAGAGCTTGCAGCCCTTGATCGACCTGCTTGCTTAGAGATGGCAAAAAAAGGTCATGCGCTTGCCAATCGCCAAGCCTGCCAGCACGTTGCCAATATTATCTGGCAAGCTTTGTAG
- the gshB gene encoding glutathione synthase, with the protein MSLEQPKKSLNILVIMDPIEQVNYKKDTSLAMMWSAQDRGHRLGYCQIHDLWLDRGQLMIDTQSVTVKRDPEDFYTLGDKTTGSVSDYDVILMRKDPPFDMRFIYATYMLDHAKAAGVLVVNDPQAIRDCNEKLFATWFSDYMSPTIVTSKQAHIRKFIAEHQDVIVKPLDGMGGTGIFRLTADSPNIGVTLEMLTELETLPIMAQRYLPEIKEGDKRVLIVDGTVVDYTLARIPTKGETRGNLAAGGSGVAMPLTDIERQVAEVVASIVKAKGLMFVGLDLIGGRITEINVTSPTCVREIDDQCGTDIATDFIIAIERRLAI; encoded by the coding sequence ATGAGCCTAGAACAGCCAAAAAAATCTTTGAACATACTTGTGATTATGGATCCCATTGAGCAAGTTAATTATAAAAAAGATACTAGCCTTGCTATGATGTGGTCGGCGCAAGATCGCGGTCATCGTTTGGGTTACTGTCAGATTCATGATTTATGGCTTGATCGTGGGCAGTTGATGATCGATACGCAGTCAGTTACTGTCAAGCGTGATCCTGAGGATTTTTATACGTTAGGGGATAAGACGACAGGTTCGGTCAGCGATTATGATGTGATTTTGATGCGTAAAGATCCACCGTTTGACATGCGCTTTATTTATGCAACTTATATGCTTGACCATGCAAAAGCAGCAGGCGTATTAGTCGTCAATGACCCACAAGCCATTCGTGATTGTAATGAGAAATTGTTTGCCACTTGGTTTAGCGACTATATGAGCCCAACGATTGTGACCAGTAAACAGGCTCACATTCGCAAATTTATCGCTGAGCATCAAGACGTTATTGTCAAGCCATTAGATGGTATGGGCGGTACGGGTATATTTCGTTTGACTGCTGATAGCCCAAATATTGGCGTGACGCTTGAGATGTTGACTGAGCTTGAAACGCTGCCGATTATGGCGCAGCGTTATCTACCAGAGATTAAAGAAGGTGATAAGCGCGTACTTATTGTCGATGGCACTGTGGTTGACTATACATTGGCTCGTATTCCAACAAAGGGTGAAACGCGTGGGAATCTTGCCGCTGGTGGTAGCGGTGTAGCCATGCCGCTGACCGATATCGAACGCCAAGTCGCAGAAGTGGTCGCGTCTATTGTCAAAGCAAAAGGTTTAATGTTCGTTGGTTTAGACCTAATTGGCGGACGCATTACGGAAATTAATGTCACCAGTCCAACCTGTGTGCGTGAGATTGATGACCAATGTGGTACAGACATTGCGACCGATTTTATCATCGCAATAGAGCGAAGACTGGCAATCTGA
- the pyrE gene encoding orotate phosphoribosyltransferase produces the protein MPHAQYANNAPFSSHAFIQLALDNQVLKFGEFVLKSGRISPYFFNAGLLASGEMLSLLARGYADALAEQMAATNEGKGAQELVIFGAAYKGIPFVAATAQALWLHHGINANWGYNRKEAKTHGEGGNLVGADVSGKAVWVLDDVITAGTAMREVVEILKQAGAHVAGIIVALDRKEKGLAERSAIQELAATLNVPVRALVDIDDLISYLAEGGHSNQNATQLAKMQHYRGQYGV, from the coding sequence ATGCCCCATGCCCAATACGCTAACAATGCCCCATTTTCATCTCATGCCTTTATTCAACTGGCGTTAGACAACCAAGTCTTAAAGTTTGGCGAGTTTGTCTTAAAGTCTGGTCGCATTAGTCCGTATTTTTTTAATGCAGGTCTGCTTGCATCAGGTGAGATGTTGTCGCTATTAGCACGTGGTTATGCAGATGCCTTAGCTGAACAGATGGCTGCTACAAATGAGGGTAAAGGCGCACAAGAATTGGTTATCTTTGGTGCCGCTTATAAGGGTATTCCCTTTGTGGCAGCAACTGCACAGGCTTTATGGTTACATCATGGTATCAATGCCAACTGGGGTTACAACCGTAAAGAAGCCAAAACACACGGTGAAGGTGGTAATTTGGTCGGCGCTGACGTCAGTGGCAAGGCGGTTTGGGTATTGGATGATGTCATTACCGCTGGTACAGCGATGCGTGAAGTGGTTGAGATTTTAAAACAAGCAGGCGCACATGTTGCTGGTATTATTGTGGCGCTTGACCGTAAGGAAAAAGGCTTAGCAGAGCGCTCGGCAATTCAGGAACTGGCGGCAACGTTAAACGTTCCAGTGCGCGCCCTTGTCGATATTGACGACTTAATCAGCTATCTGGCAGAGGGTGGTCATTCGAATCAAAATGCAACCCAACTTGCAAAAATGCAGCATTACCGTGGTCAATATGGCGTATAG